The Impatiens glandulifera chromosome 3, dImpGla2.1, whole genome shotgun sequence genome contains a region encoding:
- the LOC124931339 gene encoding transcription factor MYBS3 — MTRRCSHCSHNGHNSRTCPNRGVKLFGVRLTDGLIRKSASMGNLAHYTGSGSNNGTPLNGIAGGSHDSPGDTPEHGAGDGYASEDFVAGSSSSRERKKGVPWTEEEHRMFLLGLQKLGKGDWRGISRNFVISRTPTQVASHAQKYFIRQCNVSRRKRRSSLFDIVADEGGDGAAPMVSHDFFAENPPPQGETQGIFSLPSPPALEEEIEIESMDSTTNFNEEEPEQVPQIPDAQPCYYPVLYPAFVPSFFPYSVPIWPSPPAYNNQEQQQPAIIETHQVVRPTAVHSKSPINVDELVGMSKLSIAESDGNGDPSLSLKLLDGSTRQSAFHANPASGNSTAGSSSNNPIHAV, encoded by the exons ATGACGCGGAGGTGTTCCCATTGCAGTCACAATGGGCACAATTCTCGTACTTGTCCAAATAGAGGGGTCAAGCTATTTGGAGTCCGATTGACGGACGGGTTGATTCGGAAGAGTGCCAGCATGGGGAATTTGGCTCACTATACGGGATCCGGATCCAATAACGGCACCCCTTTGAACGGAATCGCCGGAGGAAGTCACGATTCACCTGGGGATACGCCGGAACATGGTGCCGGAGACGGATATGCGTCTGAGGATTTCGTTGCTGGGTCATCTTCGAGTAGggaaaggaagaaag GTGTTCCATGGACAGAAGAGGAACATAGAATGTTCTTACTTGGTTTGCAGAAGCTGGGAAAAGGAGATTGGCGTGGGATATCCCGCAATTTCGTCATCTCAAGAACACCCACTCAGGTTGCAAGCCATGCTCAGAAGTATTTCATCAGGCAATGCAATGTTTCCAGACGGAAGAGACGCTCCAGCCTCTTTGACATTGTAGCTGACGAA GGAGGAGACGGTGCTGCTCCGATGGTGTCTCACGATTTCTTTGCAGAAAACCCTCCTCCACAAGGCGAAACACAGGGCATTTTCTCCTTACCATCTCCTCCAGCTCTAGAGGAAGAGATAGAGATAGAATCAATGGATTCCACCACCAACTTCAATGAAGAAGAACCAGAACAAGTCCCCCAAATTCCAGATGCTCAGCCATGCTATTATCCAGTTCTGTATCCCGCATTTGTCCCTTCATTCTTTCCATATTCTGTTCCCATATGGCCTTCTCCTCCTGCTTATAATAACCAGGAGCAGCAGCAGCCTGCTATTATAGAGACTCACCAAGTGGTTAGGCCAACTGCTGTTCATTCGAAAAGCCCAATCAATGTAGATGAACTTGTTGGAATGTCTAAACTGAGCATAGCTGAATCAGATGGAAATGGGGATCCATCTCTATCCCTAAAACTGCTTGACGGTTCGACAAGGCAGTCTGCTTTTCATGCCAATCCAGCTTCTGGGAATTCAACAGCCGGCTCTAGCAGCAACAATCCTATCCATGCTGTTTAG